Proteins from one Polynucleobacter wuianus genomic window:
- a CDS encoding branched-chain amino acid ABC transporter substrate-binding protein: MKSRISMLLAALVIGLSANASAKDTVKIAYIGPLTGGVSANGIGGRNSADLAVRLKNQDPNAKYKYELVAADDECKPNVGVQVATKIASDSSIIAGVTHYCSAVAMSTVDVYHKFGLPVMVWGAVLPEITYGNDYKEVHRVNGTMINQNEVAAKFLTGLGYKRWVIIHDTTDYGKGHNKYFSQFLTKNGGQILGTFGVTADQQDFTAELTKIKELKPEVVYFGGLTPIGIRIRTQMDRLGIKAVFEGTSGIKSDAYIEGLGKLSEGSLSFIEGAPWEKLPGGLGFIAKYNQQKYPDAPEAYGPFAYTAANLIMDAIEKAGPDRKKVMAVLNNTQNVETIIGKVSFDDHRQNVVPLISKYVAQDGKWVVWEDSLYAKGQRKLGQ, encoded by the coding sequence ATGAAATCACGCATTTCTATGTTGTTAGCTGCATTGGTCATTGGCCTCTCAGCTAATGCATCTGCAAAAGATACTGTCAAGATTGCCTATATTGGGCCCCTGACTGGAGGCGTTTCTGCCAATGGTATTGGTGGCCGAAACTCCGCAGATTTAGCTGTACGTCTCAAAAATCAAGACCCTAATGCTAAATATAAGTACGAATTAGTTGCTGCTGATGATGAGTGTAAGCCTAACGTAGGCGTACAAGTTGCGACCAAAATTGCATCTGATAGCTCAATCATTGCTGGTGTCACGCATTATTGCTCTGCAGTTGCCATGAGTACCGTGGACGTTTATCACAAGTTTGGTTTGCCAGTAATGGTGTGGGGCGCAGTATTGCCAGAGATTACTTATGGCAATGATTACAAAGAAGTCCATCGCGTCAATGGCACGATGATTAACCAAAATGAAGTGGCTGCAAAGTTCTTAACCGGCCTTGGTTACAAGAGATGGGTCATTATTCATGACACTACTGACTACGGTAAAGGTCACAATAAGTACTTCTCACAGTTCTTAACAAAGAACGGTGGCCAAATTCTGGGTACATTTGGCGTTACCGCTGACCAACAGGATTTCACGGCTGAACTAACCAAGATCAAAGAGTTGAAGCCTGAAGTGGTTTATTTTGGTGGCTTGACGCCAATTGGTATTCGTATTCGCACACAGATGGATCGCTTAGGTATCAAGGCGGTTTTCGAAGGTACCTCAGGTATTAAGTCTGATGCCTATATTGAAGGCTTAGGAAAACTCTCTGAAGGCTCGCTGTCATTTATTGAAGGTGCTCCTTGGGAGAAGTTGCCTGGTGGACTCGGATTTATTGCTAAGTACAACCAGCAAAAATATCCTGATGCGCCAGAAGCATATGGCCCATTTGCATACACAGCTGCAAACCTGATCATGGATGCAATTGAAAAAGCTGGCCCTGATCGCAAAAAAGTGATGGCAGTTTTAAATAACACTCAAAACGTAGAGACCATTATCGGCAAAGTGAGTTTTGACGATCACCGTCAGAACGTCGTTCCTTTAATCTCTAAGTATGTTGCTCAAGATGGTAAGTGGGTAGTTTGGGAAGACAGTCTTTATGCCAAGGGACAACGTAAATTAGGTCAATAA
- a CDS encoding branched-chain amino acid ABC transporter permease — MPFDIFLQYLLNGLMLGVIYAIVAVGFTLYFGVLDVIKFSHGDILMVGAFAGLTTYIGIAGTFESPWLQLLVLVFISLSVAAFLGAVIARYLILPLQKAPPINTLLVTLMLGLALREMVRLFYPNGSNPKPFPRLLPTDGIALGEFTLRSDSLILLATGIITIIAVQRLITKSKIGLAIRAVAQDSETARIMGINFHQIVLITFMLGSALAALAGLMNGLYYNEVNFSMGLLLGVIGFSAAVVGGLGNFYGAIVGGFLFAALQTVGAVLFPAIMPSVPSAYKDVFAFTMIIIIMGLKPTGLISEKSSERV; from the coding sequence ATGCCATTTGATATTTTTTTGCAGTACCTGCTCAATGGGTTGATGTTGGGCGTGATTTATGCAATCGTGGCTGTCGGCTTCACCCTCTATTTTGGTGTGCTCGATGTCATTAAGTTTTCACACGGTGACATCTTGATGGTGGGGGCCTTTGCCGGCCTCACCACTTACATTGGTATTGCGGGAACTTTTGAGTCACCCTGGTTGCAATTGTTGGTGCTGGTATTCATCAGCCTTTCAGTGGCAGCATTTTTAGGTGCCGTGATTGCACGCTACCTTATATTGCCTCTACAAAAAGCACCCCCAATTAATACCTTGCTCGTGACCTTAATGTTGGGTCTTGCGCTTCGTGAAATGGTTCGCCTGTTTTATCCCAACGGTTCTAATCCCAAACCATTCCCAAGATTGTTGCCAACCGATGGCATTGCTTTAGGTGAATTTACTTTACGCTCTGACAGCTTGATTCTGCTGGCTACTGGCATCATTACCATCATTGCAGTGCAAAGACTCATTACTAAAAGCAAAATTGGTTTGGCAATTCGTGCAGTTGCTCAAGATAGTGAGACAGCACGCATTATGGGCATTAACTTTCATCAAATTGTATTGATTACTTTTATGTTGGGTTCTGCCTTGGCAGCCTTAGCAGGCTTGATGAATGGCCTGTATTACAACGAAGTGAACTTCAGTATGGGCTTACTTCTAGGGGTCATTGGATTTTCAGCGGCGGTTGTGGGTGGTCTAGGTAATTTTTATGGCGCCATTGTTGGAGGGTTTTTATTTGCCGCCCTTCAGACCGTGGGGGCAGTATTGTTTCCAGCGATCATGCCTAGCGTTCCAAGTGCATACAAAGACGTATTTGCCTTTACCATGATCATCATCATTATGGGATTAAAGCCAACTGGCTTGATTTCTGAAAAATCAAGCGAGCGTGTTTAA
- a CDS encoding branched-chain amino acid ABC transporter permease, producing MKLLISTFIVFLIYCILLLGAENQVEVGALVAVAFVASLVGKKLGFMDRLAIAVSQHSSFPAIASVVGVLIMMAVFHNSHFALLMLATVLIYAIVCLGLNIQFGYVGIVNFAGAAFFGIGSYTAAVLATHTAVPHLLVLFIAATISALIGSILIYPVLRTRGHYAALVTIAFGILFRNFLEVNDTLGGPQGLKIPPLTIFGWNLSEGIQVGGIELSFYIPYLLIALILLVATFRITRNLERSWIGLSMDMVRTDEIAASTFGVNIAHWKIVAFTLGNFVAGLAGALYGMMTAYVAPNNFTFADSLILVSIVILGGIGNPWGIIPAAAIVVILPEKLQFIQEYRFLLYAIVVILILLFRPDGLLPRRIRNYFPGKKAGEQE from the coding sequence ATGAAGCTGCTAATCTCTACCTTCATTGTCTTCCTCATCTATTGCATCTTATTGCTTGGCGCTGAAAACCAAGTGGAAGTAGGTGCATTAGTCGCCGTTGCTTTTGTTGCAAGCTTAGTTGGTAAAAAGCTTGGCTTTATGGATCGACTAGCGATTGCAGTAAGTCAGCATTCCAGCTTTCCAGCAATTGCTTCTGTAGTTGGTGTCTTGATCATGATGGCGGTGTTTCATAACTCCCACTTTGCACTATTGATGCTAGCAACCGTATTAATTTATGCCATCGTGTGCTTGGGTCTCAACATCCAATTTGGTTATGTGGGGATTGTGAACTTTGCTGGCGCTGCCTTTTTTGGCATTGGTAGCTACACTGCTGCAGTTCTAGCTACGCATACAGCCGTGCCTCATTTATTGGTGCTGTTTATTGCAGCCACCATTTCAGCCTTAATTGGTTCAATCTTGATTTATCCAGTATTGAGAACACGTGGCCACTACGCTGCGCTAGTAACGATTGCCTTTGGTATCTTGTTCCGCAACTTTTTAGAAGTAAATGACACTTTGGGCGGTCCTCAGGGTCTCAAAATTCCACCACTGACTATTTTTGGTTGGAATCTTTCTGAAGGAATCCAGGTTGGAGGTATTGAGCTGTCCTTTTATATTCCTTACTTGCTGATCGCTTTAATCCTGTTGGTTGCTACCTTCCGTATTACCCGAAATTTAGAGCGCTCATGGATTGGCTTGAGCATGGATATGGTTCGCACGGATGAGATTGCTGCCTCTACCTTTGGCGTGAACATTGCCCATTGGAAAATCGTCGCATTTACTCTAGGTAATTTTGTTGCGGGTCTGGCGGGTGCGTTATACGGCATGATGACGGCCTATGTCGCGCCGAATAACTTTACTTTTGCCGATTCGCTGATCTTAGTTTCGATTGTGATTCTTGGAGGCATTGGAAATCCATGGGGAATTATTCCAGCCGCAGCGATTGTCGTCATTCTTCCAGAAAAGCTGCAATTCATACAGGAATACCGTTTCTTGCTGTATGCAATTGTGGTGATTTTGATTCTGCTCTTTAGGCCAGATGGGCTCCTTCCTCGGCGAATTCGTAATTACTTCCCAGGTAAGAAAGCGGGGGAGCAAGAATGA
- a CDS encoding ABC transporter ATP-binding protein codes for MSNVMNSAKSKILEASNLTMRFGGVTALDSLNLHVNEGEVLGLLGPNGSGKTTFFNVITGLYRATAGNVSFRGQDLTDASAQEVYLHAITRTFQRSRLSLPLTVFDNIAIGDNRRLNTGLFFNLFARDQFEKEYDRVVEQVRALLLTFNPQLAAKIFEPVASLPMIDRRRIEICRALISEPDLLLLDEPSAGMTHDETAEVMNDILQVRSKIKPFTIILIEHEMGLIQRMTERCIVLNYGKKIAEGTYDEIVSNREVQVAYLGQE; via the coding sequence ATGAGCAATGTGATGAACTCTGCCAAGTCAAAAATTTTAGAAGCAAGCAATCTCACCATGCGATTTGGTGGCGTTACTGCTTTGGACTCCCTCAATCTGCATGTGAATGAGGGCGAAGTCTTGGGTCTTTTGGGTCCCAATGGTTCTGGTAAGACAACCTTCTTTAATGTCATTACTGGTTTGTACCGTGCCACCGCTGGAAACGTCAGCTTTCGTGGACAAGATTTAACGGATGCCAGTGCTCAAGAGGTATACCTGCATGCGATTACCCGTACGTTTCAGCGTTCACGCTTGTCATTGCCTCTGACAGTCTTTGACAACATCGCTATTGGCGATAACCGAAGACTGAATACGGGTTTGTTCTTTAATTTATTTGCCCGAGATCAGTTTGAAAAAGAGTATGACCGCGTAGTAGAGCAAGTCAGAGCACTACTGTTGACATTTAATCCTCAATTGGCAGCCAAAATATTTGAGCCCGTAGCGAGTTTGCCAATGATTGATCGGCGTCGTATTGAAATTTGTCGGGCCTTAATTAGTGAGCCAGATCTTTTACTATTAGATGAGCCATCTGCAGGTATGACCCATGATGAAACGGCAGAGGTCATGAATGATATTTTGCAGGTACGTAGCAAGATTAAGCCATTTACAATTATTTTGATTGAACATGAAATGGGCTTGATTCAGCGTATGACCGAGCGTTGCATTGTTCTGAATTACGGAAAAAAAATTGCTGAAGGCACTTATGATGAAATCGTCAGCAATCGTGAAGTGCAGGTTGCTTACCTGGGGCAGGAATAA
- a CDS encoding ABC transporter ATP-binding protein yields the protein MALLEIDHINTAYDRIDVLEDVSIKVERGQITCILGANGAGKSTLIRSILGLTPANRGKIIFNGADITHLPTHRIIGQGIACVPEGRRVFPRMTVDENLSVGAYLVGDQKVIQERRDRVKTLFPRLAERANQLAGTMSGGEQAMLAIGRSLMSSPELLIFDEPSLGLSPLFVKENFKIIKEINEMSTTVLLVEQNVRQTLAIAHCGYVIAKGQVVAQGSASELAENSEVQAAYFG from the coding sequence ATGGCTTTATTAGAAATTGACCACATCAATACAGCCTACGATCGTATAGACGTGCTAGAGGATGTATCGATCAAAGTCGAGCGCGGACAAATCACCTGTATTTTGGGCGCTAATGGTGCGGGTAAATCGACCCTCATCCGTTCTATTTTGGGTTTGACCCCAGCCAATCGCGGCAAGATTATTTTTAATGGTGCCGATATCACGCATTTACCAACCCATCGGATTATTGGGCAAGGGATTGCTTGTGTGCCAGAGGGTCGCCGTGTTTTTCCAAGAATGACCGTTGATGAAAACTTATCAGTAGGTGCCTATTTAGTTGGCGATCAAAAGGTCATACAGGAGCGTCGTGATCGAGTGAAGACTTTATTTCCACGTCTTGCTGAACGCGCTAATCAGTTAGCTGGAACTATGTCAGGTGGCGAGCAAGCAATGTTGGCAATTGGCCGTAGTTTGATGAGCTCTCCAGAACTCCTCATTTTTGATGAGCCATCTTTAGGTCTTTCTCCTTTGTTTGTGAAAGAGAATTTCAAGATCATTAAAGAGATTAATGAAATGAGCACTACTGTTCTGCTTGTAGAGCAGAATGTGCGCCAAACTTTGGCGATTGCGCACTGTGGCTATGTAATTGCCAAAGGTCAGGTGGTGGCACAAGGTAGCGCTAGTGAGCTTGCTGAAAATTCAGAAGTACAAGCCGCCTATTTTGGGTAA
- a CDS encoding M20 family metallopeptidase, whose product MMTTPDPIALTQELIRFNTVNPPGNEDQICNYLATILESAGFECRKIEFAPRRMSLVAKIGACSSERKSICFTGHVDVVPLGARSWKHEPFAGVIEDGKLFGRGSSDMKSGVAAFIVAAMKTAQAAKDGSGVSMIITAGEETGCEGAFHLAASQEILEFLGPAGCFVVAEPTANEPLLGHKGAYWLKASTEGITAHGSMPERGDNAFYKLAKAALTLETFTFDTPAHPMMGQGTLNVGTAKAGLNINSVPDAAEMTLDIRTVAGQSHKHIYGCLCKALGPIVKLDTIIDIEGVYTPATDPWMSSVFDCCEKVNGVRPEEKTVSYFTDASALKPAIGNPPTVILGPGQPEMAHQTNEFCYVDKITDATSIFEELITDWHQTGK is encoded by the coding sequence ATGATGACTACTCCTGATCCCATTGCATTAACCCAAGAGCTGATTCGTTTTAATACAGTCAATCCCCCTGGCAATGAAGACCAGATTTGCAATTACTTGGCAACCATTTTGGAGTCTGCCGGTTTTGAATGTCGCAAGATTGAGTTTGCTCCTCGGCGCATGAGTCTGGTTGCCAAAATTGGTGCTTGTAGCTCAGAAAGAAAAAGTATTTGCTTTACAGGACATGTGGATGTCGTTCCATTAGGCGCTCGTTCTTGGAAGCATGAGCCATTTGCTGGCGTGATTGAGGATGGAAAATTATTCGGTCGTGGCTCTAGTGATATGAAAAGTGGCGTCGCTGCGTTTATCGTTGCCGCAATGAAGACTGCTCAGGCTGCCAAAGATGGCAGTGGTGTGAGCATGATTATTACTGCAGGTGAAGAGACAGGCTGTGAAGGTGCGTTTCATCTTGCTGCTAGCCAAGAGATCTTGGAGTTTTTGGGGCCTGCTGGCTGCTTCGTCGTTGCTGAGCCAACTGCTAACGAGCCACTCCTAGGCCACAAGGGGGCTTATTGGCTTAAAGCTTCTACCGAGGGTATTACCGCTCATGGATCGATGCCAGAACGAGGTGATAACGCTTTCTACAAATTAGCCAAAGCAGCCCTTACTCTGGAAACATTTACTTTTGATACACCAGCGCATCCCATGATGGGGCAGGGCACTTTAAATGTGGGCACTGCTAAAGCGGGATTAAATATTAACTCCGTACCCGATGCTGCAGAAATGACTTTAGATATTCGTACAGTGGCAGGGCAGAGTCACAAACATATCTACGGTTGTCTTTGCAAAGCTCTAGGCCCAATTGTCAAGCTCGATACCATCATCGATATTGAGGGTGTCTATACACCTGCAACCGATCCGTGGATGTCAAGCGTATTTGATTGCTGCGAAAAGGTGAATGGTGTTCGCCCAGAAGAGAAAACCGTTTCTTACTTTACGGATGCGTCCGCCTTAAAGCCTGCTATCGGCAATCCACCTACAGTTATTTTGGGGCCTGGCCAACCAGAGATGGCGCATCAAACCAATGAGTTTTGCTATGTCGACAAAATTACGGATGCGACCAGCATATTTGAAGAGCTAATTACCGATTGGCATCAGACTGGAAAATGA
- a CDS encoding amidase gives MSEQHKQAEKQHEKQDRPIGLTAAVRQIGANQLDPKNLLKQSFELANQLEPKLKAFVSRNSLEDLIKAVTPGPLSGIPVGIKDIINTQDLPTTNGSVIYANHHPSQDAPIVQKIRSLGGVIFGKTVTTQFAWKTPGPTVNPWNSAHTPGGSSSGSAAAVAAGIVPLALGTQTVGSVVRPAAFCGVVGFKPSFGAISKEGAHPLSYSLDHIGFFTRSVDDVAYAYQLLKEGGAETSADTVTTLINLQLEHAPKIALIKTPFDHLMSAEQQQTIQLAVQKLEHAGASVKTIELSAQYWDGVNQMPTIMSYEAAQIHREHLEKHQALLCENIKELATKGAEYTQDQYDAALAQQSQLRKSVSEVFKDFDALLTAPATGEAPNDLTWTGDPSFCALGSYLGIPAINLPAGMSVNGLPIGIQLMGNYKEDEALLKVAKFAEQSLSS, from the coding sequence ATGAGTGAGCAACATAAGCAAGCCGAGAAGCAGCACGAGAAACAAGACAGACCTATCGGCTTGACTGCGGCAGTCAGACAAATTGGCGCAAATCAGTTAGACCCAAAAAACTTATTAAAGCAATCATTTGAGTTGGCTAATCAATTAGAGCCTAAGCTAAAAGCCTTTGTCTCCAGAAATTCTTTGGAAGATCTCATCAAAGCTGTTACGCCAGGACCATTGTCAGGTATTCCGGTGGGCATTAAAGATATTATTAATACTCAAGATTTACCAACGACAAATGGTTCGGTGATCTACGCCAATCATCACCCTTCGCAAGATGCGCCGATAGTGCAAAAAATCCGCAGCTTAGGTGGAGTGATTTTTGGTAAGACGGTGACTACACAGTTCGCTTGGAAAACGCCAGGACCAACAGTCAATCCTTGGAACTCTGCACATACACCAGGAGGCTCTTCAAGTGGATCTGCAGCTGCAGTAGCGGCAGGCATAGTGCCTCTCGCCCTAGGCACTCAGACAGTAGGCTCAGTTGTCAGGCCTGCAGCATTTTGTGGAGTAGTGGGCTTTAAGCCTAGCTTTGGGGCAATCTCCAAGGAAGGCGCTCATCCACTGTCATATTCTTTGGATCATATTGGGTTCTTCACTCGTTCGGTGGATGATGTAGCCTATGCCTACCAATTACTTAAAGAGGGCGGCGCTGAAACAAGTGCTGACACAGTCACCACCTTAATCAATTTGCAGTTAGAACATGCACCCAAAATTGCTTTGATCAAAACACCGTTTGATCACCTCATGAGTGCAGAGCAGCAACAGACGATCCAGTTAGCAGTTCAAAAGTTAGAACACGCTGGAGCTAGCGTAAAAACCATTGAGCTATCAGCACAATATTGGGATGGCGTTAATCAAATGCCAACCATCATGTCTTATGAGGCTGCGCAAATCCATCGTGAGCATCTTGAAAAACATCAAGCACTCCTATGTGAGAACATCAAAGAGCTAGCCACCAAGGGGGCGGAATACACCCAAGATCAATATGATGCAGCGCTGGCTCAGCAATCCCAATTGCGTAAATCAGTAAGCGAAGTATTTAAAGACTTTGATGCACTCTTAACAGCGCCAGCTACGGGTGAGGCTCCGAATGATCTCACTTGGACTGGCGATCCATCCTTTTGCGCTCTGGGTAGTTACTTAGGCATTCCAGCAATCAATCTTCCTGCGGGCATGTCAGTAAATGGATTGCCAATCGGAATTCAGCTGATGGGTAACTACAAGGAAGATGAAGCCTTGCTTAAAGTTGCGAAATTTGCTGAGCAATCTTTATCAAGCTAA
- a CDS encoding DUF3293 domain-containing protein yields the protein MDELEIRTISPKLIKAYREAVYVVHLGDREIALQVNQASSQLAELMKEWEVTTAAFLTAFNPYSQTLDAQENEARQKTMWADALPMCPRIFPGIGRDKDDQWPHELSMLTLGIHLDDVKVLADRYEQNAFLWISNENGFVSLKLRHPIGEPTNQELHEWTLGLSQAHMLALLRGSYPDVKWLMTISEAELEHWLFPQYWDLNQPWPLATPDGTAISAGTEMDRMFKLTASGLEKLYS from the coding sequence ATGGACGAATTAGAGATCAGAACAATTTCTCCCAAATTAATTAAGGCTTATCGCGAAGCGGTCTATGTGGTTCATCTCGGTGATCGAGAAATCGCCCTGCAAGTGAACCAGGCTTCTAGTCAATTGGCAGAGCTAATGAAGGAGTGGGAGGTAACGACGGCAGCCTTTCTGACTGCCTTTAATCCCTACAGCCAAACCTTGGATGCTCAAGAGAATGAGGCGCGGCAAAAAACGATGTGGGCTGATGCTTTACCAATGTGCCCCAGAATATTTCCAGGAATAGGGCGAGATAAAGATGACCAATGGCCTCATGAGCTAAGCATGCTCACTTTAGGTATACATCTAGACGATGTAAAGGTCTTAGCAGATCGATATGAGCAGAACGCATTTCTATGGATATCGAATGAGAATGGGTTTGTGAGTCTGAAGTTGCGGCATCCAATTGGAGAGCCTACTAACCAAGAGTTACACGAGTGGACCTTAGGTCTTTCACAAGCCCATATGCTGGCCCTACTTCGTGGCTCTTACCCGGATGTGAAGTGGCTCATGACGATTTCTGAGGCGGAGTTAGAGCATTGGCTATTTCCTCAATATTGGGACCTCAATCAGCCTTGGCCGCTCGCCACCCCAGATGGCACAGCCATCTCTGCGGGAACAGAAATGGATCGGATGTTTAAGTTAACAGCCTCTGGCTTAGAAAAACTGTATTCATGA
- a CDS encoding HD domain-containing protein, protein MSRDYDRSGLIALIKSEFKLDWQGIHGANHWARVLHHGKNVGQIRQADLLVVELFGFLHDSCRLDDGRDPKHGERAAEFAHGIHGDYYSLQPKQLDELCYALRHHSGGDISSNKTIQTCWDADRLDLGRVGIFPAPQFLSQEANLFIDLAYDWSTQLPRRAHG, encoded by the coding sequence ATGAGTAGAGACTATGACCGCTCAGGTCTGATTGCTCTGATCAAGTCTGAGTTCAAGCTCGATTGGCAAGGTATCCATGGTGCGAACCATTGGGCTAGGGTACTTCACCATGGCAAGAACGTTGGGCAAATTCGACAAGCAGACTTGCTAGTCGTTGAGCTCTTTGGATTCTTGCATGATAGTTGTCGCTTAGATGATGGTAGAGATCCAAAACATGGCGAACGTGCTGCAGAATTTGCCCACGGTATTCATGGGGACTATTACAGTCTGCAACCCAAGCAGCTCGATGAGCTTTGCTATGCACTACGTCATCACTCTGGTGGCGATATCTCGAGCAACAAAACAATTCAGACTTGTTGGGATGCTGATCGATTGGATCTTGGCAGGGTAGGTATCTTTCCAGCGCCGCAATTTCTGTCGCAAGAAGCCAATCTCTTTATTGATTTAGCGTATGACTGGAGTACTCAGCTTCCTAGGAGGGCTCATGGGTGA
- a CDS encoding HigA family addiction module antitoxin — translation MRKRSPTHPGAILREDVFPTLGISVTEFAKHLGISRQTLHAVLAEKSSITPELALRIGTFLGNGPQLWIEMQSKYDLWQAELKLKKVLPKITLFKDLLAA, via the coding sequence ATGCGCAAAAGATCACCTACACACCCTGGCGCCATCTTAAGAGAAGATGTCTTCCCTACCCTTGGAATATCGGTTACAGAATTCGCCAAGCATCTTGGCATCTCCAGACAAACTCTTCATGCTGTTTTGGCAGAGAAGAGTTCAATCACTCCAGAGCTAGCCTTACGTATTGGGACTTTCTTGGGAAATGGCCCTCAGCTATGGATTGAGATGCAGTCCAAATATGATTTATGGCAGGCGGAGCTTAAGTTGAAAAAGGTTTTACCGAAAATTACCTTATTTAAGGATCTACTAGCTGCTTAG
- a CDS encoding type II toxin-antitoxin system RelE/ParE family toxin, with translation MIESFIHKGLKELFEEGKSIKIQKALLSRIIRRLDAIDSAKSLDDLKVPGFNFHGLEGVPKRYSIHINGPWCLTFEWHDENAYRLNLENYH, from the coding sequence ATGATTGAATCGTTTATTCACAAAGGCTTAAAAGAGTTATTTGAAGAAGGAAAAAGTATCAAGATTCAAAAAGCGTTGCTTAGTAGAATTATTCGCCGCTTGGATGCGATTGATTCCGCTAAGTCGCTAGATGATCTTAAGGTGCCAGGATTTAATTTTCATGGCTTAGAAGGAGTTCCGAAACGCTATAGCATTCATATCAATGGTCCTTGGTGCCTCACCTTTGAGTGGCATGATGAGAATGCTTATCGACTTAACCTAGAAAACTATCACTAA
- a CDS encoding SRPBCC family protein → MKWILISILGLMSVQAFAQDSDNPFNVQINIKPANGRFHINANYTVPITPCNAYAFLTDYEASKNIAGVVDLKILSRSANKVRVSRVLEEDILFFHIELKTVVEYTEVPYRLLNFEQVSGDAKFYKGTWRVMPEKDKTMVKYDAVVELDSMVPMVVIEYFMKNNLHERLESMAQKAAQYKPPTVLACK, encoded by the coding sequence ATGAAATGGATATTGATCTCAATACTAGGCTTGATGAGCGTACAGGCCTTTGCCCAAGATAGCGATAACCCTTTTAATGTTCAGATCAATATCAAACCTGCCAATGGACGCTTTCACATTAATGCGAATTACACCGTTCCCATTACGCCTTGTAACGCCTATGCATTTTTGACCGACTATGAAGCCTCTAAAAACATCGCGGGCGTAGTTGACTTAAAAATTCTTTCTCGGTCTGCCAACAAGGTTCGCGTGAGTAGAGTCTTGGAAGAAGACATCCTCTTTTTTCATATAGAACTCAAAACGGTCGTTGAATATACGGAAGTACCATATCGCCTATTGAACTTTGAGCAGGTAAGTGGTGATGCCAAGTTCTATAAGGGCACCTGGAGGGTAATGCCCGAGAAGGATAAGACGATGGTGAAATATGACGCCGTAGTGGAGCTCGACTCTATGGTACCGATGGTGGTGATTGAGTACTTCATGAAAAATAATTTACATGAGCGACTCGAGTCTATGGCTCAAAAAGCAGCCCAATACAAACCCCCAACAGTGCTAGCCTGTAAATAG
- a CDS encoding sulfurtransferase, whose product MKSLLALVLTSIVSLAFAQQKGTIIQTDQVQQAVARGAIIWDVRDEKSYLEGHIPGAINIGEIGSTLRDPNKEDYIPTEQIQKLFNNAGLDVNKDIVVYGARGNPYTYFGLYTVNYFGGKNAQVYHDGIDGWKQAGLPIQKERQTLAPVSVVLVAQPQLVVSNEEMLKIAQSKSVQIIDARTPDEYSGKDVRTIRGGHIPNAINIPFEDNWQDPATAIKLGKKQVADNSGMALKNQTDLKKLYANLDPDKETVVYCQSGVRAAETAVVLKTLGFKKVKVYDSAWLGWGNNLKAPVADETFLNVGALNAKMAAMQNKINQLEEALKNKNN is encoded by the coding sequence GTGAAATCATTATTAGCCCTTGTTCTGACATCCATTGTTTCGCTGGCATTTGCCCAGCAAAAAGGAACCATCATCCAAACGGATCAAGTGCAGCAGGCAGTAGCTCGTGGCGCGATTATTTGGGATGTACGTGATGAAAAGAGTTACTTAGAAGGCCACATACCAGGGGCAATCAATATTGGCGAGATCGGCAGTACTCTGCGAGACCCCAATAAAGAGGACTACATTCCTACAGAGCAAATTCAAAAGCTGTTTAACAATGCTGGCTTAGATGTCAACAAAGATATTGTGGTCTATGGCGCACGTGGCAATCCCTATACTTATTTTGGTCTGTATACCGTGAACTATTTTGGCGGCAAGAATGCGCAGGTCTACCATGACGGCATTGATGGCTGGAAGCAAGCGGGCTTGCCGATTCAAAAAGAGCGTCAAACTTTAGCCCCAGTATCTGTAGTTCTCGTAGCTCAACCTCAGTTAGTGGTTAGTAATGAAGAGATGCTCAAGATTGCACAATCTAAGTCAGTACAAATTATTGATGCCAGAACTCCTGACGAATATTCAGGTAAAGATGTACGCACGATTCGGGGCGGCCATATTCCCAATGCCATCAATATCCCCTTTGAAGATAATTGGCAAGACCCGGCTACTGCTATTAAGTTAGGCAAGAAGCAGGTTGCCGATAACTCAGGCATGGCGCTAAAAAACCAAACGGATCTCAAAAAACTCTATGCCAACCTTGATCCTGATAAAGAGACTGTGGTGTATTGCCAAAGTGGTGTGCGTGCAGCTGAAACAGCCGTAGTGCTCAAGACTTTGGGTTTTAAGAAAGTCAAAGTCTATGACTCAGCATGGTTAGGTTGGGGCAATAACCTCAAGGCACCTGTAGCAGATGAAACCTTCTTAAACGTAGGTGCATTGAACGCTAAGATGGCAGCCATGCAAAATAAAATCAATCAGCTAGAAGAAGCCCTCAAGAATAAAAATAACTAA